In Paenibacillus kyungheensis, the following are encoded in one genomic region:
- a CDS encoding YojF family protein, translated as MLLIEPTLIQQRIDDLQDQDLYIHLEMTTGAYAAHLDSTKHPAATFISNATLRYIHGSISGEGPYRVGLKTELGWVYSEGLTHYEETEQERLILAGHDTQGKLVVALQLSKEPF; from the coding sequence ATGTTACTTATCGAACCAACTTTGATTCAACAACGAATCGATGATCTACAAGATCAAGATTTGTATATTCATTTGGAAATGACCACTGGAGCATATGCGGCTCATCTGGATAGCACCAAGCATCCAGCAGCAACCTTTATCAGCAATGCGACGTTGCGTTATATTCATGGCTCTATCTCTGGTGAAGGTCCTTATCGTGTAGGGCTCAAAACAGAGCTAGGTTGGGTGTATTCCGAAGGATTAACCCATTATGAAGAAACCGAGCAAGAGCGTCTTATTCTAGCTGGTCATGATACTCAAGGTAAATTAGTAGTTGCCTTGCAACTAAGTAAGGAGCCTTTCTAA
- a CDS encoding rhamnogalacturonan acetylesterase: MKSKSRSKWSTISCILLVGALLSTCWGQSSSVHASATAYKFDFGAGGVTSGYTGVQASTAYNASTGYGFNTPANIKNVSASGTGIGSDAVQFVTFGTKSNNTFNVDLPNGLYEVKVTLGNTSRSSVAAEGVYQLINMTGDLATDQFQIPITDGQLNLLVTEGKVGAAFTLSALEITQVSTNPTTHPTIYVGGDSTVANYYPLANSVQGGWGQMLSKFINPNDYLVRNMASGGQIARGFRDDGQLEAILKYIKPGDYFIVQLGINDTNAKNNTTEAQFKEIMRDMVKQVKAKGATVILSTPQGRATDFNSSGVHNAEGRWYRAATVALAKEEQVPLIDLNVLSSSYFTSIGANATLALYMNGDTLHPNYAGATELARIVVDNMKAQGLY, from the coding sequence ATGAAAAGCAAATCTCGAAGCAAATGGAGCACAATAAGCTGTATATTATTGGTAGGAGCACTACTAAGTACATGTTGGGGACAATCATCTTCTGTACACGCTTCTGCAACCGCTTACAAATTTGATTTTGGCGCTGGTGGCGTTACATCAGGATATACAGGCGTTCAAGCTTCGACTGCGTATAATGCTTCTACGGGATATGGATTCAATACACCTGCAAATATCAAAAATGTATCTGCTTCAGGAACAGGTATAGGTAGCGATGCTGTTCAATTTGTAACATTCGGAACGAAAAGTAATAATACATTTAATGTTGATTTGCCAAATGGATTGTATGAAGTGAAAGTAACGCTCGGCAATACTTCTCGTTCTAGTGTAGCAGCAGAAGGAGTATATCAGCTTATTAATATGACAGGTGATCTTGCCACCGATCAATTTCAGATTCCGATTACAGATGGTCAACTTAATCTGTTAGTAACAGAAGGCAAAGTAGGAGCAGCATTTACATTAAGCGCATTAGAGATTACTCAAGTCTCTACTAATCCTACAACACACCCTACGATCTATGTAGGCGGTGATTCGACAGTAGCTAACTACTATCCTTTAGCTAATAGTGTACAGGGTGGATGGGGGCAAATGTTATCTAAATTCATCAACCCAAATGATTACCTGGTACGTAATATGGCATCCGGTGGACAGATTGCACGTGGATTTCGTGATGATGGACAGCTTGAAGCAATTTTGAAATACATCAAACCGGGCGATTACTTTATAGTACAGCTTGGTATTAATGATACGAATGCCAAAAATAATACAACAGAAGCACAATTTAAAGAGATTATGCGCGATATGGTGAAGCAAGTCAAAGCCAAAGGAGCAACTGTTATCTTATCTACACCTCAAGGAAGAGCTACAGACTTCAATAGTTCAGGTGTTCATAACGCAGAAGGTCGTTGGTATCGGGCAGCTACTGTTGCATTAGCGAAAGAAGAACAAGTACCGTTAATCGATCTTAATGTACTCAGTTCTTCTTATTTCACTTCAATTGGTGCGAATGCAACACTTGCTCTGTATATGAATGGGGATACGTTGCATCCTAATTATGCAGGTGCTACGGAATTAGCTCGTATTGTAGTAGACAACATGAAAGCTCAAGGATTGTACTGA
- a CDS encoding glycine betaine ABC transporter substrate-binding protein: MKLNKRLSMLLICILTTTALLTTACSNSAATEGTTGGEITIGSKNFTENIVLAYLMADMIENRTGIKVNRKVNLGGSSVAWTALQNNNIQLYPEYTGTIVANYYQQETTDSKGTLASAKRLMKKDDLQFIAPFGFSNTYSLAVNQETAQKYNLKTFSDLAKVSPNLELASEFEFTDRADTYPGLKKKYNMIFKDVRGMDQGIKYRLIAQHDTDVVSVYSTDGQIKINNLFVLKDDKNFFPPYDAGVAVRSETLQKYPAIKGALEALQGKITEQDMQMMNAKVDQGYREDDVAHEFLVSKGLIK; encoded by the coding sequence ATGAAGCTAAATAAACGCCTGAGCATGTTATTGATCTGTATATTGACTACAACTGCTCTGCTAACGACAGCCTGTAGCAACTCGGCAGCTACTGAAGGAACGACCGGTGGAGAAATCACTATCGGTTCCAAAAACTTTACCGAAAATATTGTACTGGCTTATCTAATGGCAGATATGATTGAAAACCGTACAGGTATTAAAGTAAATCGTAAAGTGAATCTAGGCGGATCAAGTGTTGCCTGGACAGCTCTTCAAAATAACAATATTCAATTGTACCCTGAATATACAGGAACGATTGTTGCCAATTATTATCAGCAAGAGACGACAGATTCCAAAGGAACATTAGCAAGCGCCAAACGTTTGATGAAAAAAGACGATTTGCAATTTATTGCTCCGTTTGGATTTAGTAATACGTATTCTCTAGCTGTTAATCAAGAAACAGCGCAAAAGTACAATTTAAAAACGTTTAGCGATCTAGCGAAAGTATCGCCTAATCTCGAATTAGCCTCTGAATTTGAATTTACTGATCGTGCAGATACGTATCCTGGATTGAAGAAAAAATACAATATGATCTTCAAAGATGTTAGAGGTATGGATCAAGGCATCAAGTACCGCTTGATTGCTCAACATGATACTGATGTTGTTAGTGTCTACTCTACCGATGGTCAGATCAAAATCAATAATCTATTTGTTCTTAAAGACGACAAGAACTTTTTCCCACCTTATGATGCAGGTGTAGCTGTTCGTTCTGAGACACTACAGAAATATCCAGCAATCAAAGGCGCTTTAGAAGCATTACAAGGCAAAATCACTGAACAAGATATGCAAATGATGAATGCTAAAGTGGATCAAGGTTACCGCGAAGATGATGTAGCTCACGAATTTCTTGTTTCTAAAGGATTAATTAAATAA
- the bshB2 gene encoding bacillithiol biosynthesis deacetylase BshB2 produces the protein MDNNKKTTFSLIPADSRILVVLPHPDDEAFSLSGTLAKHIAGGGQVTYACLTLGEMGRNMGIPPFTNRIGLPTIRKGELEKSAQAIGIQDLRMLGFHDKTIEFEVKEVLDGTIYDMIVELKPALIVTFSPGYSVHPDHDATGAAVVRAVERLPQAERPLLHTMAFSKNCYAELGQPDIENDVSDYLENKMKSIQAHRSQFQAVEMLGQNPLKDKEIKERFGKERFWTHQI, from the coding sequence ATGGACAATAATAAAAAAACAACATTCTCTCTTATTCCTGCTGATTCTCGTATCCTTGTCGTATTGCCACATCCTGATGATGAGGCATTCAGCTTATCCGGTACCCTTGCCAAACATATTGCTGGCGGAGGTCAAGTCACTTATGCTTGTCTAACTCTTGGTGAAATGGGACGTAATATGGGGATTCCTCCTTTTACAAACCGTATCGGATTGCCTACTATTCGTAAAGGCGAATTGGAAAAGTCTGCACAAGCGATCGGTATTCAAGATTTGCGTATGCTTGGTTTCCATGACAAAACAATTGAATTTGAAGTAAAAGAAGTACTGGATGGTACTATCTACGATATGATCGTTGAACTCAAGCCTGCATTGATCGTTACATTCTCTCCAGGGTATAGCGTTCATCCAGACCATGATGCTACAGGAGCGGCTGTTGTACGTGCAGTAGAACGTCTACCTCAAGCAGAACGTCCGTTATTGCATACGATGGCATTTTCTAAAAATTGCTATGCTGAACTCGGGCAACCTGATATCGAAAATGATGTAAGTGATTATTTAGAAAATAAAATGAAATCGATCCAGGCACACCGTTCTCAATTTCAAGCGGTTGAAATGCTAGGTCAGAACCCATTAAAAGATAAAGAAATCAAAGAGCGTTTCGGTAAAGAACGCTTCTGGACACATCAGATTTAA
- a CDS encoding ABC transporter permease, protein MENISLWEQFIRQFNLRGPELLGATGVHIKLVLISMLIAIVVGVPAGILVARIKGLRTPIIGVASILQTIPGLALLGFMIPIFGIGTITAVAALFLYSLLPVIRNTFTGIKDVDPAIIEAARGMGLTSRQILFRVQLPLALSVIMAGIRTATVINVGTATLAAFIGAGGLGDFIFLGITRNIDALILLGAIPAAILALVFDYLLGLVERWTTPRGLR, encoded by the coding sequence ATGGAAAACATATCGTTGTGGGAGCAATTTATCCGTCAGTTCAATCTTCGTGGCCCTGAGCTACTTGGAGCGACCGGCGTTCATATTAAATTAGTATTAATCTCGATGTTAATCGCTATTGTGGTAGGTGTACCCGCAGGTATTCTTGTTGCACGTATCAAAGGTCTGCGTACACCGATTATTGGCGTAGCTAGCATTTTGCAGACCATTCCAGGTCTTGCTCTACTCGGCTTTATGATTCCAATCTTCGGGATCGGTACGATTACAGCAGTAGCCGCATTATTCTTGTATTCTCTACTTCCTGTTATTCGTAATACATTTACAGGAATCAAAGACGTAGATCCAGCGATTATTGAAGCAGCCAGAGGCATGGGCTTAACCAGTCGTCAAATCCTTTTCCGTGTTCAGCTTCCGCTTGCTTTGTCTGTGATTATGGCGGGAATCCGCACAGCTACCGTTATTAACGTAGGTACAGCGACGTTAGCTGCGTTTATAGGTGCAGGTGGTTTAGGAGACTTTATCTTCCTTGGTATTACTCGTAATATCGATGCCCTTATTTTGTTAGGTGCTATTCCTGCGGCAATCCTTGCATTGGTATTTGATTACTTGCTGGGATTGGTAGAACGTTGGACAACGCCACGAGGATTGAGATAA
- a CDS encoding universal stress protein, translated as MSLSHILVPYDGSEHSQKALEKAVSLGTELNAQIEVLYVDSTSTEILEQPLVIPTHELESYFDHEEEDVRLNLRRLISTIPNAQATVIQGSAGKGIVKYADRIEADLIIMGSRGLGTVSEFVMGSVSHYVTQRAKSPVMIVK; from the coding sequence ATGTCATTATCACACATTCTCGTTCCTTATGATGGCTCAGAACACTCTCAAAAAGCGTTGGAAAAAGCAGTCAGTCTAGGAACAGAGCTCAACGCTCAAATTGAAGTATTGTATGTGGATTCGACTTCTACAGAAATCTTAGAACAGCCGTTAGTGATTCCTACTCATGAACTGGAATCTTATTTTGACCATGAAGAAGAGGATGTACGCCTTAATCTTCGTCGCTTGATCTCAACCATTCCGAATGCTCAAGCTACTGTTATTCAAGGAAGTGCAGGCAAAGGTATCGTTAAGTACGCTGATCGTATTGAAGCCGATCTTATTATTATGGGTAGTCGCGGATTAGGGACAGTGAGTGAATTCGTAATGGGTAGTGTTAGTCATTATGTAACGCAACGTGCCAAATCTCCAGTAATGATTGTGAAGTAA